One Streptomyces sp. RPA4-2 genomic window carries:
- a CDS encoding cell wall metabolism sensor histidine kinase WalK yields the protein MDVNAAVAAAAAIAGVLTGVIAMLAFRWSERDQKRPTRTSLHTDPVLPPGVDTVLSVLRSSAVVLDEADAVVKASSAAYALGLVRGGKLAVEPMLQMARDTRRDGEIRQVELDLPRRGTGRGEALAVSARVAPLGSRLVLLLVEDLTEARRIEAVRRDFVANVSHELKTPVGALSLLSEAVMDASDDPEAVERFAGRMQIEATRLTNLVQELIDLSRVQNDDPLEDAEPVRVGELVAEAVDRCRHQAGTKQITMAAGGTAELSIWGNRGQLAAALGNLVENAVNYSPARTRVGIAARRVTAPGGDLIEIAVTDQGIGISEKDRERVFERFYRVDPARSRQTGGTGLGLAIVKHVAASHGGEVTVWSSEGQGSTFTLRLPEAGAARDRVIDHHMPGLDEDDETEQPDGTTTVSSPYEPLPAPEVLP from the coding sequence ATGGACGTGAACGCGGCGGTCGCCGCAGCGGCAGCGATCGCCGGAGTGCTCACCGGTGTCATCGCCATGCTGGCGTTCCGCTGGAGCGAGCGCGACCAGAAACGCCCCACCCGCACCTCGCTTCACACGGACCCGGTGCTTCCGCCAGGTGTCGACACGGTCCTCTCCGTGCTCCGCTCCTCCGCTGTCGTACTCGACGAGGCCGATGCCGTCGTCAAGGCCAGCTCCGCCGCGTACGCCCTCGGGCTGGTCCGCGGCGGCAAGCTCGCCGTCGAACCCATGCTGCAGATGGCGCGTGACACCCGCCGGGACGGCGAGATACGCCAGGTCGAACTGGATCTGCCGAGAAGGGGAACGGGACGCGGTGAGGCCCTGGCCGTCTCCGCGCGCGTCGCGCCGCTCGGCTCCCGGCTCGTACTGCTGCTGGTCGAGGACCTCACCGAGGCGCGGCGCATCGAGGCCGTACGGCGTGACTTCGTCGCCAACGTGAGCCATGAGCTGAAGACACCCGTCGGCGCGCTCTCCCTGCTCTCCGAGGCCGTGATGGACGCCTCGGACGACCCGGAGGCCGTGGAGCGCTTCGCCGGGCGCATGCAGATCGAGGCCACCCGGCTCACCAATCTCGTGCAGGAACTCATCGACCTGTCGAGGGTGCAGAACGACGACCCTCTGGAGGACGCCGAGCCCGTACGGGTCGGCGAACTCGTCGCCGAGGCCGTCGACCGGTGCCGCCACCAGGCCGGCACCAAGCAGATCACCATGGCCGCCGGCGGCACCGCCGAGCTGAGCATCTGGGGAAACCGTGGCCAGCTGGCCGCGGCCCTCGGCAACCTCGTCGAGAACGCCGTCAACTACTCGCCCGCCCGTACCCGGGTGGGCATAGCCGCGCGCCGGGTGACCGCGCCCGGCGGAGACCTCATCGAGATCGCCGTGACCGATCAGGGCATCGGCATCTCCGAGAAGGACCGGGAGCGCGTCTTCGAGCGCTTCTACCGCGTCGACCCGGCCCGTTCCCGCCAGACCGGCGGTACGGGCCTGGGTCTCGCGATCGTCAAGCACGTGGCCGCCTCGCACGGCGGGGAGGTCACGGTGTGGAGCTCCGAGGGTCAGGGCTCCACGTTCACCCTGCGGCTGCCGGAGGCGGGTGCGGCCCGCGACCGCGTGATCGATCACCACATGCCCGGACTCGACGAAGACGACGAGACCGAGCAGCCCGACGGGACGACCACCGTCTCATCCCCGTATGAACCGCTTCCTGCCCCGGAGGTCCTTCCGTGA
- the phoU gene encoding phosphate signaling complex protein PhoU, protein MRDAYHEELDSIGEGLVEMARLVGSAIGRATTAILDADLKLAESVIAADQKVDDLQHELEARAIALLARQQPVATDLRIVVTSLRMSADLERAGDLAQHVAKLARLRFPERGVPHDLHATILEMGQLAQRLMAKAAEVVITKDVDLALQLEQDDDDMDLLHRTLFQHLLDDRWKHGIETAVDVTLLGRYYERFADHAVSVAKRVVYLVTGEHADELQADIHPVTGAEGV, encoded by the coding sequence ATGCGTGACGCGTACCACGAGGAACTTGACTCGATCGGCGAGGGCCTGGTCGAGATGGCCCGGCTCGTCGGGTCGGCGATCGGACGCGCCACGACGGCCATCCTCGACGCCGACCTGAAGCTCGCCGAGAGCGTGATCGCGGCCGATCAGAAGGTCGACGATCTCCAGCACGAGCTGGAGGCCCGCGCGATAGCCCTGCTGGCCCGCCAGCAGCCGGTGGCGACGGACCTGCGCATCGTGGTCACGTCCCTGCGGATGTCGGCGGACCTGGAGCGCGCCGGCGACCTGGCCCAGCACGTCGCGAAGCTGGCCCGGCTGCGTTTCCCCGAGCGCGGGGTCCCGCACGACCTGCACGCCACGATCCTGGAGATGGGCCAGCTCGCCCAGCGCCTGATGGCCAAGGCGGCCGAGGTCGTCATCACCAAGGACGTCGACCTCGCGCTCCAGCTGGAGCAGGACGACGACGACATGGACCTCCTCCACCGCACCCTCTTCCAGCACCTTCTCGACGACCGCTGGAAGCACGGCATCGAGACGGCCGTCGACGTGACCCTGCTCGGCCGCTACTACGAGCGCTTCGCCGACCACGCGGTGTCGGTGGCCAAGCGCGTGGTGTACCTGGTGACGGGCGAGCACGCGGACGAGCTCCAGGCCGACATCCACCCCGTCACGGGGGCGGAAGGCGTCTGA
- a CDS encoding dirigent protein: MRKIRPRSAGAAAGLAAALLIAAPTASAAWSATPSASDTGRRIHQHTEIIQLVARQTHSETLDAGKKGLGPGDEIIIAENLYRDGKKIGDHSVVCTYVRTEPGELQCLGTFDLPQGQITSQALLHLPAAATVDIAITGGTGDYRSARGFVHTVPAGTHTVPAAVTERRLTFHILVDDQQED; this comes from the coding sequence ATGCGCAAGATTCGCCCACGCAGTGCCGGCGCGGCCGCGGGTCTGGCCGCCGCCCTCCTCATCGCCGCTCCCACGGCGTCGGCCGCCTGGTCGGCCACCCCGTCCGCCTCCGACACCGGCCGACGGATTCACCAGCACACGGAAATCATCCAGCTGGTCGCCAGGCAGACCCATTCCGAGACCCTCGACGCGGGCAAGAAGGGGCTCGGTCCGGGAGACGAGATCATCATCGCCGAGAACCTCTACCGCGACGGCAAGAAGATCGGCGACCACAGTGTCGTCTGCACGTACGTCCGGACCGAGCCGGGCGAACTCCAGTGCCTCGGCACCTTCGACCTGCCCCAGGGACAGATCACCTCGCAGGCCCTGCTGCACCTGCCGGCCGCCGCCACGGTCGACATCGCCATCACCGGCGGTACGGGGGACTACCGCTCGGCCCGGGGCTTCGTGCACACCGTCCCTGCGGGCACGCACACCGTCCCTGCGGCCGTGACGGAACGACGGCTCACCTTCCACATCCTCGTGGACGACCAGCAGGAGGACTGA
- a CDS encoding SDR family oxidoreductase — protein MTGAPAVQGPHRPYDLAGRTVVVIGGSAGIGLETARRVRADGGRLILVGRDPERLRQAASALEPLATAAFDAGDTERLRRFFEDLPGPVDHVMVTAGGPFYMPLADMDPTVAGDHMGERLAMTLAVGLYSRDKVRAGGTLLFVGGTGGRRPGIGMSVASALTAALPALVANLALELAPVRVNLIAAGFVDTPLSATLLDDQLESRREELRATLPIRRVVGPADVAALAVHIMVNDALTGGTYDIDGGQQLVAR, from the coding sequence ATGACCGGCGCGCCCGCCGTCCAAGGCCCCCACCGCCCGTACGACCTCGCCGGCCGGACGGTCGTGGTGATCGGCGGCAGCGCGGGCATCGGGCTGGAAACCGCCCGCCGGGTCCGCGCGGACGGCGGCCGGCTGATCCTGGTGGGCCGGGACCCCGAGCGGCTGCGGCAGGCGGCGAGCGCCCTCGAACCGCTCGCCACGGCGGCGTTCGACGCCGGCGACACCGAGCGGCTGAGGCGGTTCTTCGAGGACCTTCCCGGACCGGTCGACCATGTGATGGTCACCGCCGGCGGCCCCTTCTACATGCCCTTGGCCGACATGGACCCCACCGTCGCCGGTGACCACATGGGCGAGCGGCTCGCGATGACACTCGCGGTCGGCCTCTACAGCCGCGACAAGGTCCGGGCCGGAGGCACCCTGTTGTTCGTCGGCGGCACCGGAGGGCGGCGCCCCGGCATCGGCATGTCCGTCGCCTCCGCCCTCACCGCGGCACTGCCCGCCCTCGTCGCCAACCTGGCACTCGAACTGGCGCCGGTCCGGGTGAACCTCATCGCCGCCGGATTCGTCGACACGCCCCTGTCGGCCACGCTCCTTGACGATCAACTGGAGTCCCGGCGCGAGGAGTTGCGCGCGACGCTGCCCATCCGACGGGTCGTCGGGCCGGCCGACGTGGCCGCCCTGGCCGTACACATCATGGTCAATGACGCGCTGACCGGCGGCACGTACGACATCGACGGCGGCCAGCAGCTCGTGGCGCGCTGA
- a CDS encoding SDR family oxidoreductase, with translation MKIQDSIALVTGANRGLGEQFARELVAAGAAKVYAGARDPGKVTVPGVVPVAVDITDPESVRAVADLAQDVTLLVNNAGSTTRADVLTTGLDAFRTEFETHVLGTLSMCRAFAPALGRNGGGAIVNVLSVLSWLSVTASAGYAAAKSAEWSVTNSLRLALAEQGTQVTALHVSYMATDMAASVAGPKADPVAVARAALDGVEAGLHEVLADDASRQAQAALAEGPGALYPQLSGRPGLI, from the coding sequence ATGAAGATCCAGGACTCGATCGCCCTCGTCACCGGAGCGAACCGCGGACTCGGTGAACAGTTCGCACGGGAGCTGGTCGCCGCCGGAGCGGCCAAGGTCTACGCCGGAGCCCGCGACCCCGGGAAGGTCACGGTGCCCGGGGTGGTCCCCGTCGCCGTGGACATCACCGACCCGGAATCCGTGCGCGCGGTGGCGGACCTGGCGCAGGACGTGACGCTGCTCGTCAACAACGCCGGTTCGACGACCCGGGCCGACGTGCTCACGACCGGCCTGGACGCGTTCCGCACCGAGTTCGAGACACACGTTCTCGGCACTCTCTCCATGTGCAGGGCCTTCGCCCCCGCCCTCGGACGCAACGGGGGCGGCGCGATCGTCAACGTGCTGTCGGTGCTGTCCTGGCTGTCGGTCACGGCCAGCGCCGGTTACGCCGCGGCCAAGTCCGCCGAGTGGTCGGTGACGAACTCCTTGCGGCTGGCTCTCGCGGAACAGGGCACGCAGGTCACCGCCCTGCACGTCAGTTACATGGCGACGGACATGGCCGCGAGCGTGGCGGGTCCGAAGGCCGATCCGGTCGCGGTGGCCCGTGCGGCGCTCGACGGTGTCGAGGCCGGACTCCACGAGGTGCTCGCCGACGACGCCAGCAGGCAGGCCCAGGCGGCGCTGGCCGAGGGGCCGGGGGCGCTGTACCCCCAACTGTCCGGGCGGCCGGGGCTGATCTGA